GAGGAGGATTGGTTTAGCTAATTCAAGGCGTTCCCGATGGGACCTGACAGCTGAAATTCCAGGAATGGtgcagggagggaagagggacTTTAGTTCATCAGTTCCATCACAAAGAGGTCCCAGGACGATGAACCTGGAGGTGGGAGGAAAGCTACTGTGGTGGCTCCACTAGCCGGGAGCATATTCTCACTTAGCCCGGAAGAGCTCTCTACCTTGTGTCATCATTGCTTTGGGGTTCAGCTCTAGAAAAGATCGGCCCTCAGGGGCTGGATTTGGCTCTCTCTTCGCCGGCGGCACCCTTTCTTTGCCAAGCATTGAGGCTGCTTGGGTTAAGGGAACTGCTTCATTCCCAAAGTAGGGATTGCAGGGTTGTCCATCTTTCCCATTCCCCTTACACGCGTAATAGTTATTGCTCCCTCTTCAGGTTAAGGAGGAGCCGAGGGCTGGTAGCAGGTTGGAGCTAGGATTATGGTCCCCAGATTGCTGTTGAGAAATAGAGACCCTATATGGCAGGCCAGAATCAGGCCCTGCCATCCCTGCCCTCGTTACGGTTTTGTCACAGACATTCCCTTTGCAATTATCCCCTAACTAATACCAAATACCGGCATTCCTTAAGAGTGCAAGTCTGGGGGGAAAGGGCTCAGAGTGGGACCCAGGAAAACAGGCTCGCCCACCTCCAAAGGAGACTTGGCCAGGAGAGCATACAGAACAAGATGTGCTATTTACCCTACTGTTTTCCCTTCCACGGAAACCCTTGCGGGCCCCTAGGAAAACCAGTACTGGATTCTATCCCCGCCTCTTTCCTtaatgagagaggaagagaggtgGACACTTCCCATTTATAGTGTTCCTGGCTCATAGGAACTGCAAAGACTCATGTCATTTTTGCTAATTGGACTAGGGTGGGAGTAGATGTAAAAACAGGAACTTGGGGGCCCGGTTCCCCAGAGAGGAAAGGCTTCAAGCCTAGGGGGTGTCCTGGGTACCTGGCTATCTGATGAGATGAcacccctttcccccctcctcccccgccCATTTCACACCCAATGTCCGGATTCTCTGCACTTCCTTCTCTATTAGCACTCTGAGCAAGCAGAGGACTgccaggaggaggaagagggaggaggagcggaaaaagggggggggggggcggaaaaAACAGGGAGGGACTCGGAACTGCGGCCTGAGACTGACAAGAGCAGCTGCCCAGAGGCCCGCGCCATCCCTGCCCCGACCGGAGCCAGGTCAGAGCCCCAGAGCCCCCCTCTCCGCCCAGACGCTGTCCTTTCCTCTGGGTCGGCCCCCCAGATTCCCCACATACCAGTCCCTATATAAGTCTCCTTCCAGCCCACAAGTACCCAAGCCTTCCGTTCTGATTCCCCACTCCTACATACCGTCCGCCGTGCTTGTAACCCCTTCGGATGCCTCCATCCAATGAACTTGTCCACCCCGCGTCCGGCTCTGTCCACCCTCTCCAGCCCTTCTCTGGaggtcctcctcttcctcctctttcccccaccttGACGCTCCTCCTTCCTTGTTTTTCCCAGGCGGCCCCATGGCTCGACCCGGTTGATCCCCTAAATCCTAATCTCAGCCATGCTCCCCAGACCCCTGAGATTGCTGCTGGAATCGGGAGAGGCCTCCCCTGGGGGAGTCGTTCTGAGCGGCTTTAGGAGCCGGGACCCTGAAGGGGGCAGAAGCCTGGGGAGGGgcggagaagaggaggaggaggaggaagaggaagaggtaaGACTTGGGgatagctggggggggggggcatgcaTGCACAATAAAGTGTTGCTCTATGTAGCTTTCTCCTAAGTCTGCTCTGCTCTGTCTCTGTGGCTCCGTTTCTAGGCTCTGTCTATTTGCCAGCGTGTCCCAGATGCTCGCCCATCTACCTGCCTGCCCACCTGTCTCTCTGTCACCTTCTCTTCCGCTCCTTCTCCCGCCTGCTCCTGCTTTGTTTCCTCCGCGTCTATCACTGCCCCTTTCCTGTACACAGATGGTGGACTGCCTGCTCTCCCCTGTTGTTTGAGGAGGAGGGGTTTGTTTCCACAGTAACCTGATCCCCTTGCTCTGGGATTGGGGAGGAAGCCCTCAGATTCGCCACCCCTCCCCTAAGCTGTGGGGGAAAGTTTAGGGAAAGGACCGGAGAGTTTCCTGGACTGGGAGGGGCTGGCGGTGGAGGTGGAGGAAGTGTTTGTCTTTGTGGTGGAATGCCAGATGCCCCAGTGTCTCTGGTGATGGGGCTAGTCGGCAGCTCTATGTGGGGCCCCAGGGCCTGTACTTCTGGGTCCCTGAGAGAGTCAGTGATGGGACCTGTTGGGCTGGTTTTTCTGGATTGGGTTTAGGAGGGACTGAGGCCACGTGATCCCTGAGTCTTCTCCACCCCTACTTTAGCTTCCAGCTAATCCcacttccccttcttcttccttcgGAGCGGAGCTGCTGCCTTGAGGAAGGGGTTCTTGGGggttgagaggagagagagagagacagaggatgTAGGGGGAAACTCACAGGGGAATACGGCTGTGGAGGATGGGGGTGACAGGGTCATTCCCTGGACTCAGACGTTGCCCTAGTTGGGGGGCAGGGAATTGAACTGAAACTATGTAACTCAAGTTTCTGTCTCTCGGCCTGTGTCTCGGCCCTGTGGGAGGGAGGGCCCCCAGGATCTGGGCTTGTGTACCCAATCATCCCTCTCCCCCTCACGGGGCGCTGAGATGGCTTGGGGGAGGTGCCTGCCTCATTCCCACGAGAAGGGGTCCAGGGTCCACAACCTCTCCCACTCCCCAACTCGATGGTACTGCTCCCCTCCTCAGGTGATGGAACAAATACTGAGAGTGAAATGGGGGTGATTGGGAGGCGGGGAGCCCGCACCGTGTATAGAGGAGCAATGAGTTAACACTGAGTCATTTCCCTTTCCAGGCCCCTGTGTCTGTCTGGGAAGAAGATGAGGACGGCGCGACCTTCACTGTTACCTGTCGACAATATCGGCCCCTTGACCCCCAGGTGAGACCCTGTCTCCCACCTTCTCGCCTCCCTGCTCTCCTCCAGTCGTTCTTCCTGAACACTGCATGGCAACTGTCCATCAAAATCAAGGATCACGTGACCTACGTTTAGACTGTTCTGCCATGGATTTTATTGTTTTGAGCAAGAAACTTCCTCTCTGAACCTGTTTCTTTCTTTACACCAGCACTAACCCTTCCACAGCTGACTCTTCTGCTGACCCCACAGATATTCTAGACTTCCTCATGGGCCACTTTGCTAGTTGTTCCCACTTAATTGTTTGAGTCTGTGAGCTCTGAGTTGGCGGGGAGAAGCGGAGGGAGAGAAGAGTCAGCGCCCTTTCCCGCCTTCCGCAGGCTCCCACGCCTCCGCCTCGCTCTTCCCGTCGACTTCGGGCTGGGACTCTGTCTGCTCTCGTCAGACATCTGCTGGACGCCAGGACGTCGGGGTCTGACCTGACCTTCATGCCAGCCTTTTTGGCCACCCACAGGGCATTCACCTCCACACCCACTGTACTGGGATTGTTGGCTGACAGGTATGGGGGAATGGGGATTAGAATGTCCAGAGAATCATCTGGCTAGAGAAGTCAGAGGCCACAGGGTAATTGGGAAGATGGACAGACGgacttccctcttttccctccagaTTAGAGGCCTTAGAATCCAGTCCCAGTGCTGATTTGTGCAGAACAAGAGGGTAAGTGACTCCTGAACCTTTGACCCTCCTATCCCACTCCACTCTAGCTATGGCTTGACCccagcttgatttcttataccaGGCTGATCCCCTCCCCCAGGTTAGCCATCTCTGTTCTTTCAACTTGGCTGACCTCTCACCCTGAGGATTTTGGCTCTGAGGTCAGGGGACAACTTGACCGGCTTGAGAGCTTCCTGCTACGGACAGGGGATGAAGCAGGGGAGGTTGTTGGGGGGGACATCGTTGATCTCATCCAAGACCTCCGATCCCGGGTGGCCCTCCCAGTCCCTGACCTTCCTAAGCCCCTGGTTTCCCCTGGCGATCCCCCTGCTGATCCCACGGATGTCCTGGTGTTCCTCGCTGACCACTTGGCCGAGCAGCTGACCCTGCTGGATGCGGTGAGACCCTGACCTCTGACCTCTCCCATCCTCCCTCAAATGATCTCTCACTAAATTATCCTTTACTCCTGGATTTACCCCTTGCTTCTGATGCTTTCCCCCATAACCTTCCTTGTCCCTGTCAGTTTTTTCCTGCTGAAGCCTGTTTATATTTATAAACTCCATGGAAACTTATTCATTGTCCATCTGAAGTCTCCAAACCCAAGATTACTGGAACACTGACCCTCACCTCTCCATGACCCCTTTTTTTGAAGGACCCCAACTGTAACCTTTGACCTCTAAATCTTGCCCCACCAGGAGCTGTTCCTCTCCTTGGTCCCTTCTCAGTGCCTTGGAGCAATATGGGGCCACAGGGATCGGCCCGGTCACTCCCACCTCTGTCCTTCTGTCAGAGCCACAGTGACTCAGTTTAATAAGGTAGCTGGAGCTGTGGTTAGTTCTGTCTTGGGAGCCACGGCATCTGGAGAGGGCCTTGAAGAGGTGAACATCCGGCCCCTCCGACCCCCCCAGAGGGCGAGGCTTCTAGAGAAATGGATCCGGGTGGCCGAGGTGAGAAGACTTTTAGGGAATGCTTTACACTCAGAGTGGGAAGGCAGAGCAAGAGGAAATCAAAGGCAAACTTAGCCAGGATTTTGAAGAGCAGTTTTTCTTGGCTGAAGAATTGAAGCAATTAGAGAATTCTGATTCTAGACACCAGATAAAATGATCACACTACCTTCCCCCCTTCACTAGGAGTGTCGGCTTCTGCGGAACTTCTCCTCTGTTTATGCTGTTGTGTCAGCCCTTCAATCCAGTCCTGTCCACAGGCTCCGGTTGGCCTGGGGAGAGATAACCAGGTATTTGTGGGGAACAGAATCATAGAGGAAGGGGCAGGGTCCTCATCTGGATTCATGGAAGAAGGCTGAGTATACTCCTAAGGAAAAGATGGTCTTAAGGGATGGATCCTGGGGCTTTTAGGAGGATTGGAGATAAAGATTCTCAGgacctctccctcttcttctaaTCAGGGACAGCCTCCGCCTCTTCTCCAGCCTCTGTCAGACTTTCTCAGAGGAAGATAATTATTCCCAAAGCCGGGAGCTACTACTCCAGGTACTCCCttacctcttccttcctttactgCTCCCTTTGACTCCTCAAATACCAGTCCCTGGATCTCACTCTTTAATTTTCTCCCAAATGATTGTGTTTTCCTCCAGGAAGCAAAGGTGCCGCTGCCGCTGGAGCCAAACACCAAGAAACCTGTGAGAAACGTGCTGCCTCAGGGTGGGGTGAGTGTCTGCCGAGAGGGGGAACAAGGTCAGATGTGGAAGACAGGACGTTGAATTGGGAATCCCACAGATCTGGCTTCTCACTCACCACAAGCCttagttttcttgtctataaaatgtatATGCAGTAACATTAAGAGACTGCATAGCAGAGAACAGGGAACTGGCCTTGGAGCCAGGAAACTCGGGGTCAACACCAACTCCTAACACAtactggagaagtcacttaaccttggtgTTCAAGAAAATGCTTAAGTTGCAGAGGAGATGTCAGCCTGAATtgtagaggaaatttcctcttcTGGGAGGGAATTCCCTATGCCATCAGTCCAATCCCTGCCTTATCCTTAATGACACTATCTACCTTAGGATTGTAGGGAATATACTTCAGAAACTGTAAAGCACTAGAAATATGAAATCATCATTATAAAAGGACAAAGTGATGGTGGGGCACCAAGAGTGTGGGGGGGTAGTTAAACCATGgttcttccttcctgccttcaggGTGTGGTCCCATACCTTGGCACCTTCCTGAAAGATCTGGTAATGCTGGATGCAGCATCCAGGGATGAGCTGGAGGTCAGTGTGTGTGGCTAGCCTTGGGGGAGAGTAGTGCATCAtcgtggtttttttttgtttttatttttttaaatatgtgacTAGAGGTTGGGTGGGAATTAAAGTTCTAGGAAACTAGGTCAAAGTTTTCATTCTTCcaccttcctccctttcccccccactAGAACGGCTACATCAACTTTGACAAGAGGAGGAAGGTAATGAGGGCAGTTGGATGCAGACTCCCCAGGGAAGGGATGGGAGGGTTGACCTTGGGCTTCCTCAGTATCAAGGATCTCTCATTCTTGAAGTACCTCTTGCAGGAATTCTCTGTCCTGTCTGAGCTTAGACGTCTTCAGGATGAATGTCGACGTTATGACCTCCGGCCTGATCCTAATGTCCAGCATTGGTTTCAAGGGCTCCAGCCCCTG
The Sminthopsis crassicaudata isolate SCR6 chromosome 4, ASM4859323v1, whole genome shotgun sequence genome window above contains:
- the RGL2 gene encoding ral guanine nucleotide dissociation stimulator-like 2 isoform X7; this translates as MLPRPLRLLLESGEASPGGVVLSGFRSRDPEGGRSLGRGGEEEEEEEEEEAPVSVWEEDEDGATFTVTCRQYRPLDPQAPTPPPRSSRRLRAGTLSALVRHLLDARTSGSDLTFMPAFLATHRAFTSTPTVLGLLADRLEALESSPSADLCRTRGLIPSPRLAISVLSTWLTSHPEDFGSEVRGQLDRLESFLLRTGDEAGEVVGGDIVDLIQDLRSRVALPVPDLPKPLVSPGDPPADPTDVLVFLADHLAEQLTLLDAELFLSLVPSQCLGAIWGHRDRPGHSHLCPSVRATVTQFNKVAGAVVSSVLGATASGEGLEEVNIRPLRPPQRARLLEKWIRVAEECRLLRNFSSVYAVVSALQSSPVHRLRLAWGEITRDSLRLFSSLCQTFSEEDNYSQSRELLLQEAKVPLPLEPNTKKPVRNVLPQGGGVVPYLGTFLKDLVMLDAASRDELENGYINFDKRRKEFSVLSELRRLQDECRRYDLRPDPNVQHWFQGLQPLTEAQSHHVSCEVEPSGVSDPPAPRMLRPTLVISHWTDVLGSVGGPTPLVSWDQPGPREDSTTSSAAPLLTRLAQHMKWPSVSSLDSALDGAPSSHTPANPSFLSPTSRSPRPTRGHRRSASCGSPFSSGPEEGTAIGTGSGSGQRSGPGASDCRIIRVQMELGNDGSVYKSILVTSQDKAPSVISCVLKKNNRDPAIAADFELVQLLPGDRVPLVISC
- the RGL2 gene encoding ral guanine nucleotide dissociation stimulator-like 2 isoform X5 → MLPRPLRLLLESGEASPGGVVLSGFRSRDPEGGRSLGRGGEEEEEEEEEEAPVSVWEEDEDGATFTVTCRQYRPLDPQAPTPPPRSSRRLRAGTLSALVRHLLDARTSGSDLTFMPAFLATHRAFTSTPTVLGLLADRLEALESSPSADLCRTRGLIPSPRLAISVLSTWLTSHPEDFGSEVRGQLDRLESFLLRTGDEAGEVVGGDIVDLIQDLRSRVALPVPDLPKPLVSPGDPPADPTDVLVFLADHLAEQLTLLDAELFLSLVPSQCLGAIWGHRDRPGHSHLCPSVRATVTQFNKVAGAVVSSVLGATASGEGLEEVNIRPLRPPQRARLLEKWIRVAEECRLLRNFSSVYAVVSALQSSPVHRLRLAWGEITRDSLRLFSSLCQTFSEEDNYSQSRELLLQEAKVPLPLEPNTKKPVRNVLPQGGGVVPYLGTFLKDLVMLDAASRDELENGYINFDKRRKEFSVLSELRRLQDECRRYDLRPDPNVQHWFQGLQPLTEAQSVLGSVGGPTPLVSWDQPGPREDSTTSSAAPLLTRLAQHMKWPSVSSLDSALDGAPSSHTPANPSFLSPTSRSPRPTRGHRRSASCGSPFSSGPEEGTAIGTGSGSGQRSGPGASDCRIIRVQMELGNDGSVYKSILVTSQDKAPSVISCVLKKNNRDPAIAADFELVQLLPGDRELTIPPSANVFYAMDSASSDFLLRHRRQPSSVIPGFSGGSAIPADSSSEGGGSSFPRIKATGRKIARALF
- the RGL2 gene encoding ral guanine nucleotide dissociation stimulator-like 2 isoform X4, which gives rise to MAWGRCLPHSHEKGSRVHNLSHSPTRWYCSPPQAPVSVWEEDEDGATFTVTCRQYRPLDPQAPTPPPRSSRRLRAGTLSALVRHLLDARTSGSDLTFMPAFLATHRAFTSTPTVLGLLADRLEALESSPSADLCRTRGLAISVLSTWLTSHPEDFGSEVRGQLDRLESFLLRTGDEAGEVVGGDIVDLIQDLRSRVALPVPDLPKPLVSPGDPPADPTDVLVFLADHLAEQLTLLDAELFLSLVPSQCLGAIWGHRDRPGHSHLCPSVRATVTQFNKVAGAVVSSVLGATASGEGLEEVNIRPLRPPQRARLLEKWIRVAEECRLLRNFSSVYAVVSALQSSPVHRLRLAWGEITRDSLRLFSSLCQTFSEEDNYSQSRELLLQEAKVPLPLEPNTKKPVRNVLPQGGGVVPYLGTFLKDLVMLDAASRDELENGYINFDKRRKEFSVLSELRRLQDECRRYDLRPDPNVQHWFQGLQPLTEAQSHHVSCEVEPSGVSDPPAPRMLRPTLVISHWTDVLGSVGGPTPLVSWDQPGPREDSTTSSAAPLLTRLAQHMKWPSVSSLDSALDGAPSSHTPANPSFLSPTSRSPRPTRGHRRSASCGSPFSSGPEEGTAIGTGSGSGQRSGPGASDCRIIRVQMELGNDGSVYKSILVTSQDKAPSVISCVLKKNNRDPAIAADFELVQLLPGDRELTIPPSANVFYAMDSASSDFLLRHRRQPSSVIPGFSGGSAIPADSSSEGGGSSFPRIKATGRKIARALF
- the RGL2 gene encoding ral guanine nucleotide dissociation stimulator-like 2 isoform X6: MAWGRCLPHSHEKGSRVHNLSHSPTRWYCSPPQAPVSVWEEDEDGATFTVTCRQYRPLDPQAPTPPPRSSRRLRAGTLSALVRHLLDARTSGSDLTFMPAFLATHRAFTSTPTVLGLLADRLEALESSPSADLCRTRGLAISVLSTWLTSHPEDFGSEVRGQLDRLESFLLRTGDEAGEVVGGDIVDLIQDLRSRVALPVPDLPKPLVSPGDPPADPTDVLVFLADHLAEQLTLLDAELFLSLVPSQCLGAIWGHRDRPGHSHLCPSVRATVTQFNKVAGAVVSSVLGATASGEGLEEVNIRPLRPPQRARLLEKWIRVAEECRLLRNFSSVYAVVSALQSSPVHRLRLAWGEITRDSLRLFSSLCQTFSEEDNYSQSRELLLQEAKVPLPLEPNTKKPVRNVLPQGGGVVPYLGTFLKDLVMLDAASRDELENGYINFDKRRKEFSVLSELRRLQDECRRYDLRPDPNVQHWFQGLQPLTEAQSVLGSVGGPTPLVSWDQPGPREDSTTSSAAPLLTRLAQHMKWPSVSSLDSALDGAPSSHTPANPSFLSPTSRSPRPTRGHRRSASCGSPFSSGPEEGTAIGTGSGSGQRSGPGASDCRIIRVQMELGNDGSVYKSILVTSQDKAPSVISCVLKKNNRDPAIAADFELVQLLPGDRELTIPPSANVFYAMDSASSDFLLRHRRQPSSVIPGFSGGSAIPADSSSEGGGSSFPRIKATGRKIARALF
- the RGL2 gene encoding ral guanine nucleotide dissociation stimulator-like 2 isoform X2, with the protein product MLPRPLRLLLESGEASPGGVVLSGFRSRDPEGGRSLGRGGEEEEEEEEEEAPVSVWEEDEDGATFTVTCRQYRPLDPQAPTPPPRSSRRLRAGTLSALVRHLLDARTSGSDLTFMPAFLATHRAFTSTPTVLGLLADRLEALESSPSADLCRTRGLAISVLSTWLTSHPEDFGSEVRGQLDRLESFLLRTGDEAGEVVGGDIVDLIQDLRSRVALPVPDLPKPLVSPGDPPADPTDVLVFLADHLAEQLTLLDAELFLSLVPSQCLGAIWGHRDRPGHSHLCPSVRATVTQFNKVAGAVVSSVLGATASGEGLEEVNIRPLRPPQRARLLEKWIRVAEECRLLRNFSSVYAVVSALQSSPVHRLRLAWGEITRDSLRLFSSLCQTFSEEDNYSQSRELLLQEAKVPLPLEPNTKKPVRNVLPQGGGVVPYLGTFLKDLVMLDAASRDELENGYINFDKRRKEFSVLSELRRLQDECRRYDLRPDPNVQHWFQGLQPLTEAQSHHVSCEVEPSGVSDPPAPRMLRPTLVISHWTDVLGSVGGPTPLVSWDQPGPREDSTTSSAAPLLTRLAQHMKWPSVSSLDSALDGAPSSHTPANPSFLSPTSRSPRPTRGHRRSASCGSPFSSGPEEGTAIGTGSGSGQRSGPGASDCRIIRVQMELGNDGSVYKSILVTSQDKAPSVISCVLKKNNRDPAIAADFELVQLLPGDRELTIPPSANVFYAMDSASSDFLLRHRRQPSSVIPGFSGGSAIPADSSSEGGGSSFPRIKATGRKIARALF
- the RGL2 gene encoding ral guanine nucleotide dissociation stimulator-like 2 isoform X3 yields the protein MAWGRCLPHSHEKGSRVHNLSHSPTRWYCSPPQAPVSVWEEDEDGATFTVTCRQYRPLDPQAPTPPPRSSRRLRAGTLSALVRHLLDARTSGSDLTFMPAFLATHRAFTSTPTVLGLLADRLEALESSPSADLCRTRGLIPSPRLAISVLSTWLTSHPEDFGSEVRGQLDRLESFLLRTGDEAGEVVGGDIVDLIQDLRSRVALPVPDLPKPLVSPGDPPADPTDVLVFLADHLAEQLTLLDAELFLSLVPSQCLGAIWGHRDRPGHSHLCPSVRATVTQFNKVAGAVVSSVLGATASGEGLEEVNIRPLRPPQRARLLEKWIRVAEECRLLRNFSSVYAVVSALQSSPVHRLRLAWGEITRDSLRLFSSLCQTFSEEDNYSQSRELLLQEAKVPLPLEPNTKKPVRNVLPQGGGVVPYLGTFLKDLVMLDAASRDELENGYINFDKRRKEFSVLSELRRLQDECRRYDLRPDPNVQHWFQGLQPLTEAQSHHVSCEVEPSGVSDPPAPRMLRPTLVISHWTDVLGSVGGPTPLVSWDQPGPREDSTTSSAAPLLTRLAQHMKWPSVSSLDSALDGAPSSHTPANPSFLSPTSRSPRPTRGHRRSASCGSPFSSGPEEGTAIGTGSGSGQRSGPGASDCRIIRVQMELGNDGSVYKSILVTSQDKAPSVISCVLKKNNRDPAIAADFELVQLLPGDRELTIPPSANVFYAMDSASSDFLLRHRRQPSSVIPGFSGGSAIPADSSSEGGGSSFPRIKATGRKIARALF
- the RGL2 gene encoding ral guanine nucleotide dissociation stimulator-like 2 isoform X1, which produces MLPRPLRLLLESGEASPGGVVLSGFRSRDPEGGRSLGRGGEEEEEEEEEEAPVSVWEEDEDGATFTVTCRQYRPLDPQAPTPPPRSSRRLRAGTLSALVRHLLDARTSGSDLTFMPAFLATHRAFTSTPTVLGLLADRLEALESSPSADLCRTRGLIPSPRLAISVLSTWLTSHPEDFGSEVRGQLDRLESFLLRTGDEAGEVVGGDIVDLIQDLRSRVALPVPDLPKPLVSPGDPPADPTDVLVFLADHLAEQLTLLDAELFLSLVPSQCLGAIWGHRDRPGHSHLCPSVRATVTQFNKVAGAVVSSVLGATASGEGLEEVNIRPLRPPQRARLLEKWIRVAEECRLLRNFSSVYAVVSALQSSPVHRLRLAWGEITRDSLRLFSSLCQTFSEEDNYSQSRELLLQEAKVPLPLEPNTKKPVRNVLPQGGGVVPYLGTFLKDLVMLDAASRDELENGYINFDKRRKEFSVLSELRRLQDECRRYDLRPDPNVQHWFQGLQPLTEAQSHHVSCEVEPSGVSDPPAPRMLRPTLVISHWTDVLGSVGGPTPLVSWDQPGPREDSTTSSAAPLLTRLAQHMKWPSVSSLDSALDGAPSSHTPANPSFLSPTSRSPRPTRGHRRSASCGSPFSSGPEEGTAIGTGSGSGQRSGPGASDCRIIRVQMELGNDGSVYKSILVTSQDKAPSVISCVLKKNNRDPAIAADFELVQLLPGDRELTIPPSANVFYAMDSASSDFLLRHRRQPSSVIPGFSGGSAIPADSSSEGGGSSFPRIKATGRKIARALF